The Symphalangus syndactylus isolate Jambi chromosome 6, NHGRI_mSymSyn1-v2.1_pri, whole genome shotgun sequence genome contains the following window.
AGTATGAGGGATGATATGCAGAATTAAACTGAGGAGATGACAGGATGTCAGAACAAGAGAGAAAACAGAGTATAATAAATAGTAGctggtggggcacggtggctcatgcctgtaatcacagcactttgagaggccagcctgggcaacatggcgaaaccctgtttctaccaaaaaaatacaaaaaaccatacaaaaaaaacaaaaacaaaaaattagccaagctgagtttttttttttttttttttttttaaaggcagggtctcactctgtcacccaagctggagtgcagtggcaagatcataactcactgtaacctcaaacttctgggatcaagtgatccacctgcctcagcctcccaagcagtggaagtacaggtgtgtgccaccacgcctggctaatttttttttttttttttttctctgtagagacaggctctcactatgttgcctaggcacagcattattttaaattcttctctaaAAATTCTATGCttctcccaaagccctgggatacaggcatgaaccaccatacctggcccagagttgtctttgtctttttctacTAGGGGCTATACTATAGAGGTCACAATCATTGGCTACAGTTTATAATATATAGGCTAAAATGTTTTACATGTAAGATAACCAGTAAAACTTCATGATTTAGAAACAAATTAGTGTCTTTTTTAGTGtcaaagtcccagctactcaggaggctaaggtgggagaactgcctgaactcggaatgagcagagatcatgccactgcactccagcctgggtgccagagcaagactctgtctcaataaatacataaataaatggaaagatagatagacagacagaaagacaTATAGTAGCTAATGCTTACTGAGTGCATACTATGTACCCGACACTGTTCTACTGACCTAATATGTACAAACTCATTAATCTTAAAAACTCCCTTAATGAAGTAGGTACCATTATCACCCAACTTTAGAGAGGAGGCTATTGAGCCacgagattaaataatttgccaagATCACATAGCAAGTAAATGGCAGAAGTCTCTACCACATGCTGCTAACTATTTGACATTGGCAAGAAACTTCTGAACCTTGGTATccctatttgtaaaataagaataaagacaCCTGTTATAAAGTGatgaaaattaattcaataacACCTATAAGGTGTCCAACACACTGGCTAGCATGTAAGGCATGGATGGATGCTTCCTGCAGACTAATTCCTACTTGGCATTTTGGTCCCTTGTCACCAAGGTGTCCAAGCAGAAGTTGGCTCACCAACTGTTTGGGAAGCCAGAGAGGGTATTCTGCCTGGAGCAGGAGACTGGATCCTCTGTCTGTCTGCCTTCTTCCCATCGGCCTGCCTCTCCAGATTTTACTTTAGGGTCCAgctcaaatatttaatatatttgatttaaTATTCCCAACTCCTCAAATATTTAACAGTTAACAGGGATTACTTTGGGGGAGGAGTTAGATTGTAGGGAACATTCACTTGGGGACTTTCTATGCTGTGtgttcgctttttttttttttttgagatggagtcttgccctgtcacccaggctggagtacaatggcatgatctcagctcaatgcaacctccgcctcccaggttcaaacgattctcctgccacagcctaccaagtagctgagattacaggcacctgccaccatgcccagctgatttttgtatttttagtagagatggggtttgaccatgttggctaggctggtctcgaactcctgacctcgtgatccgcccacctcgggctcccaagtgctggattacaggtgtgagccactgtgcctggccttgcatttatttttaataatcttgTATTATGCTGGTGATAAGAAAAATGTAACCACCTCCTACTCTTGGCActtatgtgtatatgcatgcaaATCTTCAAATCTAGAAGGAAATTCCTCAAGGGCATAACCAgttccacctctctctctctgtgatcCCGCATAACACCTAGCACACTAGGGCTCCTTAAATCTGCTTCTCCAAAGTACATCTGGATGTCAGGTTTACAAATTCAACTTTCTGGCCACCAGAGAATGACTATGGTGGGTGGTTGggatgaggtgggggtgggggtcagaCCGAGGCTCATTGCTGTAGGCTCCCCATCACCCCGCTGCTTCTTCCAGGCCCTGTAGGCTATTCCCACTGTATCATTTGTAGTCTGTAGTTAGCAATCGCTATTAGTAGAAATGGAAGTTCTTATCCAAAGGAGCACCATGAAAGCAAAGGCAAAGCAGATACCAAAAcgtttacagaaaagcaaagtgGCAAACATaattgtttgggtttttgttttgtttttgttttcttgagacagagtctcactctgtcacccaggcttgagtgcaagtggcacaatcatggctcactgcagcctcagcctcctgggctcaaacaatcctcccacctcggcctccggagtagttgggactacaggtgcgtgccaccactcctgactaatttttgtatttttttgtagagacagggtttcaccatgttgcccgggctggtctcaaactcctgggctcaagcgatgtgcctgcttcagcctcccaaagtgctaggattacaggcatgagccatcacaggCCTGGCCAAACTTAAAGACTGGCATTATCCGGAGCAGGCAgctgggggcgggggggcggCCCTGGGATAGGGGCTGTGGCAGTACACGGGGACCCGGCTGCGGTGGCTGCGGGACTGACGAGAAACTACTAAAGTTCCTGGGGAAGCAAAGTAGAATTTCATGAGAACAAAATGGATGGAGAGGAGAAAACCTATGGTGGGTGTGAAGGCCCTGATGCCATGTATGTCAAATTGATATCATCTGATGGCCATGAATTTATTGTGAAAAGAGAACATGCATTAACATCAGGCATGATAAAAGCCATGTTAAGTGGCCCAggtcagtttgctgagaacgaaACCAATGA
Protein-coding sequences here:
- the LOC129484584 gene encoding elongin-C-like; the encoded protein is MDGEEKTYGGCEGPDAMYVKLISSDGHEFIVKREHALTSGMIKAMLSGPGQFAENETNEVNFREIPSHVLSKVCMYFTYKVRYTNSSTEIPEFPIAPEIALELLMAANFLDC